Below is a genomic region from Lutra lutra chromosome 5, mLutLut1.2, whole genome shotgun sequence.
TACAATTTCCATTTGAGAGTCATCAGCCTCTAGATGGGTGTGGAGGAGATCACGAAGGAGGAGAGCAGTGAGGAACCCCAAGGTTCTGTTTGGCTAATGGAGGGGGAGTAGCCAGAGCGGGGgactgagggttgggggggcaggCTAGTGTGGGCTCTAGGAGCTGAGAGGAAGGAATCCTTGGAGAAGGGCGTGGATCACAGTAAGAGGAGGACACAGATGTTTGTTGTCATGGGAAACATGAAGGTCAGTGGTGACCAACTAGGGCCATCTCCGTGGAGTCTGGAGAAGAGCACGCAGCTGCGCTGGGTTTGGAGGTGAATGGGAAGTGAGGGAGCATGGGTTCCACATTGGCCGTTCTTGACAGAAAGTTGGTTTTGTGAAGGGGGATAGAGAATTAGGGCAGGAAATGGGGGGAAAGATGGGATCAAGATGAGAACTCCTAGAGCATATGTGTTAGCTGGTGGGGATGGCCTGCTGGTGATGGGGTGCCAGTGTGAGAGAGAGGACAGGCCGGCCAAAGCAACAAAGAGGTGACCTTTTGCCTGGGTCACCTTTACGTGGAAATGAGTCCCGTCCCCCCTGCCCCAGTAGGAGACTGTAGGCCAGAGAGCAGCAATCGGGGCTTACTCCTATTTATGCTTTTCCTAATAAGACATATCATAACCTTGCCAGAAAAGGATGAACTAAACAGAACtgaattttattatgtgtatttatttatttttgtcttctagtCTAAATGCCCAGCCGAGAGCGTTGACAGTTCTGGGAAAACAGCTTTACATTATGCAGGTGACTTTCAGTCTCTTATTTATCTTCTGccacaaaaaaaatatatatatatatatatactaaattttccttttcctcaatcAACCCGTGGTCTTTTACCATTTTGTTTCTGATGCTGTTGTCTGTCCGCattcttagaatttccatttccctCAATTTGTGACGTGTAGAGTTTTATCAAGGAACTCATCTAGAATTCACCAGTTGCCTGCCAAACTGTCAGTAAGAATTGTCAtggttattacattttaattaacgCAAGCTTCTTGTTTAAACTAAGAGGTACTCTTAAGCATTTGCAGATTTCATGTAATGTGTGATACAGATTTTTTTGATTTGGGGCGCAAAAGAAACCCCACTTTTATTTATCAGTGTTCTGTCTCACTGTCTGTCATTATCTGTCAGCACAGCTCCGAGTACTAAAACTCTGACACCGAGCTCAGGAATGATGACATTTATAAATTTCCATCAGTGCTAGTCATGGACAAGCTAAGTCCTACAAAAAGCTAAACCGAATATTTGCGTGAGGGCAACTGGTCTGGAAATATGGAAATTTAACAATAACTGAGAACAACTTACTTAACCTTCCTGATACCATTTCTCTTCAGTGCAACTAGAGTAACATAGGCAAACTGGGTGGGACACGAATGTTCCGTCCTGAAAGTGTTTGATGCCCTTCCTTGTGCCAGCAGCGTTGTGATGGGCTATGGTTGTTTGCTTCCTTTCCCCAGCGGCACAAGGCTGCCTTCAAGCCGTGCAGGCTCTTTGCGAACACAAAAGCCCCATAAACCTCAAGGATTTGGTGAGTATTGGGCAGCTCCTGGAGGTGGAGATGGACACGGGTTTCTAGAGTGCTCTGGGCTACTCCTGAAAGTCACGAAAACGTTTAGAGACCTAATTGTTTGGCAAGGCTAGTACTTTCCAACCTGGGTCCTCTTCTGCCAAATGGATTCGAATATTTTCCCCATCAGTCCCTAAATCATTAATAAGACATTTTGAAACGTGCATTTCcagatgtatatatttatttctgagcttGTCTGCCACAGCCTAAATATTAATAAGGCTTACTTTCTTGGTTTGTAGAAATAAGAAGTAAGTCTAAACAGAAGTTCTGTTAGTTGTATTCTTTCCCATGGGTCATCTTGGGTACTCTCTTGGTTAGGGTTTCCCAATTTCAAAGATTGCTTCTAGCCTATTTTAACCCTGTTGGGCTATTTTGAGAGTAAGTTTACATGCCAGTCACTCCTGGTTAGAAAGTTAAATTTCCTGCCATAGAATGGGAATTGACATCATTATACCTAGTGGGGATATTGCTAGGGGAGTATATAGAATCTGTAGATAAATTCCCACTCCCTGAATCTCGGTACTTCATAACcagaaagtattttaatttcacagagataactttttagaaatgtatctgaaattcaattttaaatagaGACTCAATCTTTAAGcagcaattatatttttaaaaatcctcatgtTAAAACCACtggctatattttatttttgcctttttaattttttaatttttttaaaattttagttccaGTGTAGGTAACATAGTGTTATGTTAGTTCcaagtgtataatatagtgattcaacatcattttcttgttttaaaggaATGCCAGTTGTCATCTTTAATCACTCTTTCCATTGATCTTTTATCTAGTCAGGTGTCAGGAATagacagactcttttttttttttttttaagattttatttatttatttgacagagagagatcacaaatagatggagaagcaggcagagagagagagagggaagcaggatctctgccgagcagagaacccgatgcgggactcgatcccaggaccctgagatcatgacctgagccgaaggcagcagcttaacccactgagccacccaggcgcccgaggaaTAGACAGACTCTTAATTTATGTTCTGTTTGGTACCTGTAAGGTCATGAAAGCATGTACCCTCTGAGAAGCAAGTAGTGGGAGGAATGGTAGGAAGTGTGTAGTTGGCTTGGAAAGAGCTGCCACCGCCCTGTGGAAACAGAGTCATCCCTCAGTAAACACGATATACTTGCCTTGAGCCTTTACATGcttggtgttccctctctctcacatcaTCGCCAGACTGAGTGGTGGTCACCGAGGCAACAAGCCACCCAAGAGTCTGAGGTTCTGAGGAAAAGCTGACAGTTGGTGCTGCTCCCTAACAAGAGCTGTGCAGAGATGTAATGGCATGCAGTGGGGACACAAACTGTCACAGTGGCAGGACGGCTCAGCAATAAATGTACAAAGAACAAGGGCCTTTGCCTTCTGGCATTTGGTGTCTGAGTTACAAAACGTCTCCATTTGTCTCCTAGGACGGGAATATACCACTGCTGCTTGCAGTACAAAATGGCCACAGTGAGGTCTGTCGCTTTCTCCTGGACCACGGAGCAGATATAAATTCCAGGGACAAAAATGGAAGgtaccacagaaatagaaatcatgGGATTTCGGCGATATCCACATTCTGGGAGTCTCAAAATAACATAGCTTTCTTTTGGATCATTTGTTAgaaagtggttttaattttttcattttttgcctcttttttttttttaagtaaactctgtacccagtgtggggcttaaactcacgaccctgagatcgaaATCCACGTGTCCTactgactgatccagccaggcgcccctcctgcctcttctgaTTATCCGGAATCtgttttgacttaaaaaaaaattttccctcaGACCACTGGGAACATCATTGAGTCTATGATGAAATTATTGAATACTAAAGTGACTAGGCCATTTCCAATGGCTTTTCGTGCAAAATTAAATAAGAGTAAGCATAttggctgcttttaaaaatagtcataatGACTTATAGGTACTTTAAAATGCCTGAGGTGAGAGGAGGACATGATTTGTGCCAGTCATATTAAATTCCATCATATTTAGAAGATTATGTTTGGAAGATTATGTCTATGTTATTTGACCTAATATGGTTTAATGTTTTGATATaatctgaagttttaaaaaaaaacctgatttcaTCTTGCTAGCACTAAATTTCAGATTCCCTAGAAGATTAAGTGTATATATGTTTAACTGCACTTAATCTCTTTCCcttgtttttaatataagatGACTTCCCAAGAAAGTGTTTTCCCATTGTGTTAGTACTAATTTggtgtctccttttctctttagAACTGCTCTCATGCTGGCCTGTGAGATCAGCAGCTCTAATATCGTGGAAGCCTTAATTAAAAAGGGTGCAGACCTAAACCTTGTAGATTCTCTTGGACACAATGCCTTACATTATTCCAAACTCTCAGAAAATGCAGGAATTCAAAGCCTTCTATTATCAAAAATCTCTCAGGATTCTGGTATGTGAAAGAAAATAGCCagtgttgttttaaatttatccACTCCCATTTTCCCCAAAGGGTAAAGGAATGTGTGCAATATGATCTattctattattcttttaaacatattcttgaagaaaaatgaagtgttAAATATTGTGTTTGTTGTGTtatgggtgtgagtgtgtgtatgtgagtatcGCCCACTGAAAGTGGAAGTGAGTCATggttcttacagttttttttttttttttctcactttttcctcTACAGATTCAAAGACACCAACAAAACCAAAGCAGGTATCTATCTTTGGGGGAGAGTATTTTTTTGGTCATCATAGCTTGTGGGACTTTGAAAATGTCCTGATTAAACCACTCTGTAGTCTACTAGAAAAGTGACAAAAACTATGTTGAGAATACttaaggagtaaaaaaaaaaatcttcagaataaATGATTCATCATTAGAAGATGGTAAAGGTTTCCTTAATTACCCTGTTGCCAAAGCATGTGACTTTAAAACTTGCTACTtatatattcatctttttctGAAATGTACTAATATTTTCTGTCAGTGTAAAATGTTTGGTTAACTCTGTGAACAAACAacgatattttaaatatttgtgtagcCCATGGATTTTAGACCTCTGTCCATGGCAATGTTAGATATTTAATGAACATAAGAGGTTTAgcttgtcctttcattttaattGGAACTTTTCTAAAATGCCATTAGAGTTACAGACAGAAATTGAGAAGATTGCCCTGTGATTTTGGAGTTTTCTCCTAAAAACATCATtaatgttgtttccttttttgatgAATTGTATAGTTggctattatatttatttacttatacatcaaaattcttgagaaatTATCATCAACAGGAAATAGTCAATACTGAATTTATTAGGTACTAACTGGGTTACTTATTTATAACCTTCAGAGATGACATTTCCCCTTGCTCCCATATCAACATTCTTTAAGAAAAGGAGTGGAAATAATGCAAAGTGGTGGGAATACCACCACTTTGCATCAAGATGGAAGCTAGACGAGGAATGTATCCTGGGTTCTAAACTAGGGCAGACAGCTCCCCATCTTCCACTTTCCCAGTTCTCTACACCAACTTAATCTGGTTTTgtcttgtgttttatattttctcgCTATTAAAGCATGGGCTGCTGGAAGAACACTTGGAGCAtgcatattacttatttttatgttgGTAGCAGATGTCAGATCTTGATAAAGTAAGAAATGCATGAACTGTTGaggtttttctcatttgtttgatGAAGCTGTTTGTTCAGACTTTACTAACCGAACTAACCCACCTCCGTTCTTTGGACTGTGATAACTTCCAGCATGATCAAGTCTCTAAAATAAGCTCAGAAAGAAGTGGAACTCCAAAAAAACGCAAAGCTCCACCACCTCCTATCAGTCCTACCCAGGTAAAGACAAAAGCAAACCAACAGTGAACAAACCTTAAGCCAACAACAACCAAAAGCtgtgattttgtcattttgtgtttaggcccaaaagaaatgttttagaattgACTCTTAAATGCACATTTGAAGTTTTCCATACTGGTTTTAAATCACAGATAGCGGTataaaggatttttattattagtaGGGAAATAATGTTGATTCTTATTTATTGCAAGGCTGAAGAATTGaacagtgtctttttttaaaagccttaaggaaaaaaaaataaaaatcaataaaaacttcAGGGAAGTTTCTCGAAATCTTATGACAGAAACCGCTTCCTTAAGTGAAGCGCAGTCTACTTTTAGGACCTCACATTAATAGCTTAAATAATGGCAGGGAGAGTGGGTAGCTGATGAGGCAGTTAACTGAAGATgaattttagttgttttcttaAAACACTGCTAAAAATATATTTGCCTTTCTAATTACATGCAAAGTTGGCTAATATTAAAAGGGGCTTTCATTTCTGAGCTTATAGTGACTGTTGCCTAGAGGAGGAAGCTCAAATGTCTGTGAAATCTCTCAAGTAGTTGAGAGGAATATCTCCTCTGATAAGTTATAGTAATTATGTGAGCATAGTCTCTGATAATATTTTCAACATGCCACAGAGGTTTGATAGGTTTTGAAAATTGCTTCTTGTGACTATAGGAGCAGAGTTACTTAGTTATACTCTGCAAACTTTCAGAAAGTCTTTGAGGGGCTGCATTAAGTTGAAAATACCCTTGAATTCATTGAGACTAAGGACGGTTACTGTTAGATTTATTTGCATTGGTTAAGTAGGGGAATTCTGTGGCACTGGAGAAGAAAAGACCTTGAAGAAGCATTCTTTAtctgtgattttcattttgttttttaagttgagTGATGTGTCTTCCCCAAGATCAATAACTTCAACACCACTTTCGGGAAAGGAATCCGTGTTTTTTGCCGAACCACCGTTCAAGGTAATTCCCTTCTGTGTCCAATTAATTTTGAATCTTAAGATACATAATAGATGTGATTTAAGTGGTACAACATTGGGCAAAACAGAATAGACTTTCCAGTGATTGGTTCACCACCTTTTCATCATAAAGCACCACCCAGTTATTTCTCCTGGCCTGGGCTCCACACAGAAAGAGTAGAATGAGTAAATTACATTAATTAAGTAATaactaattttcttccttttaaaaaaagggacaaaGATAAAAACTGATAGCCCGTCTTCTTACTAAATCTAGTTGATATAATGccaatcaaaaaagaaagacatgttgATTATTCTCTGATGTCTTCTTGACAAGTAATcgtatatttttaattgttttttttaaactaatgtgcattaattttagaaaatccaTTCTACCTGATTCTCTACATTTGCTGTTGGAAAGTATTTTTAGAAGTGGGAGGATATTTCAATTTACTATCTGTTTACCTAACCATCACTAGGAAATTAGgcttggaaagaaaataaaatttgtaattgtTAAAATGAAATTGCAGTGGTATCATTGTATATTGCTTTCCCCCATCTAAGAATCActaaagataaattttctttgaaCTTGGATGCACAACAATTTGAAAAAGATTCTGTCAACATGACATTTCCCCCACTTTAGAGTTTATTAATAAATTCTTAAGATGAATATCTatacaaggaaaggaaagaaagttatGTTCTTACAATTAGTACCTTGCTATCTTCTAATATAATTATGGCTCAAAGGATGCAACGCATTCCAAAGAACAGTATCACAAATTACAATTTTCAGAAGTAGAGTGTAAAAAGACTCATTTCTTTAgctgctgcctccctgcccctgcacacacacaaaagataaaaagcgacaccatttagaatggctaaagtttaaaaataccagatgttggtgatgatgtggaaGAACTAAAATTGtcctactctgttggtgggaatgtaaagtggcaAAATCGggaaactgattttaaaagttgATCACGCACCAGCATATGATCTGTCCACTCATCGATGTTTAggcaagagaaattaaaatgtgtgtctcaaaaaattatatacacaaaTGTTTGTATTAGCTTTATTCGCATATcccaaaactagaaacaatccaGATGTCTGTCAGCAAGTGAGTAGATGAGGATAATGAGATATGTCCATACGATTAATTATTCCCTAGCCATAAAAAAATGCAGAGCTGTCCCCGTAGCAATGTAGGTGAATCTGAAAGTCATCGTGCTGATTGAAAGAAGCCTGACACAAATTCATACCCATGACATTCCATTTACAGGAATTCTCGATCATGCTAAAAGGCAAGCAGCGGTTGCCTGGGGACAGGTGGGCAGGGACTGGCTGTGTTGGAGCAGGAGAAAACTTGTAGAGTTGATGGAAACATTCTGTGTCTCGATTATGGTGCTGGTCCCATGGGTGTGTATCTACCAGAACTCCTCACACCGTAAACTTTAAGTGGATGCCGTTTATTGTACCTTAAGGtggttaaaaattaaacatctatttttataaagtgaaaagacagcttTTTGCAGAGATAAGCGCTTGCCAAAAATGAGCCactttatttttagcatttggGCTTTCACAGAAGTTCCTTTGCTGAAAACTTATCTCTCTTATCAGGTCTATGGCTCATCGGAATGAAACATAGTAATTTCTGGCAAcgccttgtgttttgttttgaaatgaaagCCTGGCTTTGAAGTTGCAAGAATTTTTGCAATGTATTTACCAGACAGATATTCAGGGATAAAGGTTTAGAGGAAATCTTCAGGGGGTTGTCAATCCATGATTGTAAAACTTTTTATTCccttataaaattatgtttatcttCCCCGGGGGGTCTTACTTACTCCAATTTCTCTTagaaatattaataatcatatattaatagcagttaatttattaaaaaagtaaagctaAAAAAGTACTTCTAATGTATTTTAATCAATGTATTACCCAGACAGGTAAAACTTGTATTTGACTTCATTATGAAAGTAATTATTTGCCATCTCAAGTTTTAGGACACAGatataaagttattataatattattaaaagatatttgtACTATACTTATTAAGTGAAATTTCcgaaaaatattttgagattataTGCTCTGGAACCTAACATTTTAGAGATCATATCTCAGTAGATAATTGTCACTTTtattcacttatattttaaaatactttctttcctGGGGATGTTCTCACTTTTTCTAGAAGGGTAACTGTTCTGTGTCAGCTCAGGGAGGAATATTTGCTTGCTTCTCTTGTGGAGTACTGCAGTCAGGAATATTCTTTTAAGTCATTTTTGCGTTCCAGCAGGCTGAGATCAGTTCTATACGGGGGAACAAAGACAGACTAAGTGACAGCACTACAGGTAAGATGAAGGGGCAGCTGTTTCTGTTCCTTTGACAGGTCCGTAGTCCATGGCTGTTTAAAGAGAGCAAAGGCCAAGCCGGGAGGGAGTGCAGGGAGGTCGGAGAACCCTGGGATGCCTCCCAGCCCACAGCTGCCAATACTACACAGACTGACACTTTCTCTACTTCTGGAGGCTTTCACCTGGATTTTAAGGAGTCTCTAAGCGTggatgtgaaaaaatatatatccgtTTTCATTTGTCCATCTCTCCAACAAGAGAATTCACAGATAATGTCATGTCACCTTACAGTTGCCGTGGGTATCTGGAAATATCATTTACTGTCTCTTTACTAGAACTACAGCAGTTATTAGACCTGCTGCCACATGTGGTTATTTGTGTATTACAAAATCAGCTCTGAAATTACAATAGCCTGGGTATtctcttttatgcattttattttattttaaagatttgtatatttattttagagagagtgtgtacatACGCaagtgggggtgcagagggagagaatattcaagcagacttccccctgagtgcagaacccaacctggggctcagtcccacgatcctgagaacatgacctatGTGCAAACCAGGAGTCCCTTGCTTatcagactgagtcacccaggcaccccccccccgcttttatgcattttaaataaaacactgttTTGCAGCACTCCTTGCCAGTGGGCAGCAGGTTATCTACCGAAGGGAGAGCTAGCTGAGCCCCTCCATGGCTGCACAGTCTAACTTTCctactttagtttttaaatagaTATACACAAAGACACAGTGTTAATGAATTCACACACAATCATACTCTCTTCACCAAGACAGGGTTTAATTCATTGCCTTAAGAGTCCATCCCAGGGGTTTACTCTCCAAGAATGTGGTGCAGTATCCCCAGAGACCATTTAAAATGTCACGTAAATGATTTCAAAAGCTCCTTTGGCTGCAGCATTCGCTTTCTTAACCCTATCATGCATTTCATGTGTTTGGCACTTTTAGCTTACAGAATTTAGAAATACTCATCCTGGCACTGATCCATGTTAATTGAATACTTGTTACATTGGATTCTTTAAAAaccatccattttattttattttattttattttttaaaatttattttagggcacctgggtggctcagttggttgggcaactgcctttggctcaggttgtggtcctggagtcctgggatcgagtcctgcattaggctcccagctccatggggagtctgctccatctgaccttctcccctctcatgctgtctctcacctctctctctctctctcaaataaataaaatcttaaaaatattattttagagagtatgtgtatgcaagcagggggaggggcagggggagagagaatctcaaggagacttcCTGTTGAGCCCGGAGCCCGatggcagggctcaatcttaggaccctgagatcacgacctgagctgaaaccaagagttagacactcaaccaaTGAGTCGCCCACGCGCTCCTCCATTGTATTTGAGAAGTACTTTCTGTAGCTTAGAATTATCGTCATGCTCTCAGTCCTCTGGTTTATTCTAAACTCACCATACATTATGTCAAGGGGACTCTTTAATAAAGCTGTGGTTTAGGCACCAGACATTGAAGAAAGCATTTCTATGAAGAAATGTCTTTTTGCGTCCTTCCAAATTAAgattaaatttttcatctttggaTTAAATGGctctgagaaaataataaaataacagtgAAGAATGTAGGTCAGCGCTGTTCAGACGGTGGTCTGTAAACTGTTGCCAGTCCACAGGAAGTAAGGAGTTTGCACCAGAAAGCCATCCAGCGATACTGCTAAGCACGCTGTTTTGTCCAGTagtcttttcttctcccccataGGAACACTGCATGAAGGAGGGGGTGTGCTGAATGACATTCTGGAACAAGGTTCTTGTCTCAGTGAGCACGTTGAGTAGCATAGCTTTGGATGCCATTTCAGCATGATAATCAggaggatgtaaaaaaaaaaaaaaaaatcctaccaagAGTAGGATTGTGGGATTCAGAGCAGACCGTTTCATGGTGGGGCCCCCAGTCATCGGGTCATCCAATGCCATGAGGAAGAGGCAAAATTTGACGTGGGTCCTGAAAGATGCCTACAAGTGACCTTGCCGACAAGTGACCTTGCCGACAAGTGACCTAGCCAAATGAGATGCTGCAGGGGCAGTCATCTGCAGGAAGAATTACAATAGCAGCCTTGTGTTGAGAATCTAGAGGGGGATGATGGGAAGTTTGAATCTGTGTTATTAGAGATCATGGACCATATGCCTGAAAAAGTACGCTGGCACCAGGTGATGGAGACATTAACCCAGAGGAAGGAGTCTGGAGATTAATTCTGGAGAGAAAGAGTGATTAAAGCACTTGAACCACAGGACTGACCCTATCAAAACATGTTTCAGGAAGATTAGCCTGGTCAAGGCTCTATTTTTAGTGTTGGGTGGGGGGACACGCGAGAGCGTGCACGTGCTTTGTTGTTTCTGGGCTGTTTGCAGGGTTTTTGAGCCAGGTGATAAAGTTTGAACTAGAGGAACAGGGGTAGGGATAAAAAGTGAACCAGGATATTTCTGAAAGGATTCACAGAAATGGGACTTACTAGGCATGGGAGGAACAAAAAACAACCGAGATATGACGCTTAATCAGGTGAATGGAAAATGTATGAGCAAATCCCATCAGTTTTCAGATGAGCTTATGATGCCTCCAGGCATCTGGTCCTGTGCTGGGAAGTCCCCAGGAATGAAAGCCCAGGACCTGAGAGTTGCTGTTCATTTACCTGGAAGCTAGGGGCTTTCATTCATTGTCAGGACCAGGAAGAAGCCCTGGATTAGGTAGAAAACCACTTGGTTAGAGAAAGGTTAGAGAAAGactggtttgattttttaaaatattattgtaaaTTGCTTTTCACTTTTCCAAGGTGCTGATAGCTTATTGGATGTAAGTTCTGAAGCTGACCAACAAGATCTTCTTGCCCTGTTGCAAGCAAAAGTCGCTTCTCTTACCTTGCACAATAAGGAATTACAGGATAAATTACAGGTGGGTACAGAGATTGCTACCACGGACTCTTTGTAGGGTCAGACTATGGGTTTTTTCAGGTTAGTCAGATGATACTTTGTTTTAAACATCTCCagtagtttcttctttttttaaaatatagttagcCTCAAGTATTTCATAGTTTCAAATTATGTCTTTGTTGAAAGAGGAGGTATTCATTAACTCCCTTTCTGTAAATTGCTAAATTGGTcaattatatatgattatatacttagtctgttttatagatgacatacatgtatatgtgtgctTGTGCACGTGTAATTACCCCTTCATGTAGTAGAGCTCATCATTTAGCAGATTTAAGATCTTCAGTAAGAACGAGCTGTACTTATGCTCATTTCCCTTTTTGGCAACTGCAATAATatgagaagcaaaggaaaaattatgAGTCAGAGGCTTTAGAGCCAACACAAATCTTGTGTTTCGAAAGTGGCACACATCAGCAGTCCTAATAGAGCACAGAATAAGCTTCGTGTCATTAATCTGCCTCTCATGTCCTGGACCGTATTTTGTCACGGGGCACGAGTATAAAAGGGACCCTGCAATTCTCCCATATGGAAGCTCTGGATTTGTTCTCTCCTTCCCGTTGCTTGCTCACCTGACTCCATCTTTGGTGCCATGtccttcttgccttttttcccaGGCCAAATCACCcaaggagacagaagcagacGTGAGCTTTGACTCCTACCATTCCACTCAGACGGACTTGGCCCCACCCCTAGGCAAACCCAGCGACACCTCTCCCTCAGACTCCAAATCATCTCCCGCTGCCTTACCACAGTCTGCGAGTAGATCCACTCTCGACGGCGATGGCCAAATTCAGCAACTACAAGAGATCCTGCAGGACCTGCAGAAGAGGCTGGAGAGCTCCGAAGCGGAGAAGCAGCAGCTCCAGGCCGAGCTCCGGTCCAGGAGGGCTGAATTGGTGTGCGtcaacagtgtggagatttccgAGAACGGCTCTGACCTCAgccagaaactgaaagaaacccAGAGCAAATACGAGGAGGCCATGAAAGAAGTCCTCAACGTGCAGAAGCAGATGAAACTGGGCCTCGTCTCGCCCGAAAGCGTGGACAGTTATTCGCATCTCCAGGAACTGAGGATCACTGAGGAGGAAATAGACGTGCTGAAGCAGGACCTCCAGAACGCGgtggaagaaagtgaaagaaataaggagaaggtgagagagttAGAAGAAAAACttatagagagggagaaagatatgGTCATTAAGCCTCCTATAGAAGAGTACGAGGAAATGAAAAGCTCATACTGCTCTGTTATTGAGAACATGAATAAGGAGAAAGCATTTTTGTTTGAGAAGTACCAAGAGGCCCAAGAAGAAATCATGAAATTAAAAGATACCCTGAAGAGTCAGGTCACCCAAGACGCTGGCGACGAAGCCGGGGACATGAAAGAGGCCATGAACAGGATGATAGATGAACTCAACAAACAGGTGAGTGAGCTGTCCCAGCTGTACAAAGAAGCCCAGGCCGAGCTGGAGG
It encodes:
- the RAI14 gene encoding ankycorbin isoform X4 codes for the protein MFSFGKPVFLSVSPGKGKTNEWNKNDDRLLQAVENGDPEKVASLLGKKGASATKHDSEGKTAFHLAATKGHVECLRVMVTHGVDVTAQDAAGHSALHLAAKNSHHECIRKLLQSKCPAESVDSSGKTALHYAAAQGCLQAVQALCEHKSPINLKDLDGNIPLLLAVQNGHSEVCRFLLDHGADINSRDKNGRTALMLACEISSSNIVEALIKKGADLNLVDSLGHNALHYSKLSENAGIQSLLLSKISQDSDSKTPTKPKQLSDVSSPRSITSTPLSGKESVFFAEPPFKQAEISSIRGNKDRLSDSTTGADSLLDVSSEADQQDLLALLQAKVASLTLHNKELQDKLQAKSPKETEADVSFDSYHSTQTDLAPPLGKPSDTSPSDSKSSPAALPQSASRSTLDGDGQIQQLQEILQDLQKRLESSEAEKQQLQAELRSRRAELVCVNSVEISENGSDLSQKLKETQSKYEEAMKEVLNVQKQMKLGLVSPESVDSYSHLQELRITEEEIDVLKQDLQNAVEESERNKEKVRELEEKLIEREKDMVIKPPIEEYEEMKSSYCSVIENMNKEKAFLFEKYQEAQEEIMKLKDTLKSQVTQDAGDEAGDMKEAMNRMIDELNKQVSELSQLYKEAQAELEDYRKRKSLEDVTADYIHKAEHEKLLHVTNVSRAKAEEALSEMKSQYSKVLHELTQLKQLVDAQKENSVSITEHLQVITTLRETTKEMEEKISSLKEHLASKEGEVARLEKQLLEEKAAMTDAMVPRSAYAKLQSSLEGEVSVLASKLKDSVKEKEKTHLELTQTRSEVSQTKREKENIQALLKAKEQEADELRQQLHDAQEELAERKRQSESSSRLEEDKDKKISEMSKEVTKLKEALNSLSQLSYSASSSKRQSQQLEALQQQVKQLQNQLAECKKQHQEVVSVYRMHLLYAVQGQMDEDVQKVLKQILTMCKNQSQKK
- the RAI14 gene encoding ankycorbin isoform X5, with product MFSFGKPVFLSVSPGKGKTNEWNKNDDRLLQAVENGDPEKVASLLGKKGASATKHDSEGKTAFHLAATKGHVECLRVMVTHGVDVTAQDAAGHSALHLAAKNSHHECIRKLLQSKCPAESVDSSGKTALHYAAAQGCLQAVQALCEHKSPINLKDLDGNIPLLLAVQNGHSEVCRFLLDHGADINSRDKNGRTALMLACEISSSNIVEALIKKGADLNLVDSLGHNALHYSKLSENAGIQSLLLSKISQDSDSKTPTKPKQLSDVSSPRSITSTPLSGKESVFFAEPPFKAEISSIRGNKDRLSDSTTGADSLLDVSSEADQQDLLALLQAKVASLTLHNKELQDKLQAKSPKETEADVSFDSYHSTQTDLAPPLGKPSDTSPSDSKSSPAALPQSASRSTLDGDGQIQQLQEILQDLQKRLESSEAEKQQLQAELRSRRAELVCVNSVEISENGSDLSQKLKETQSKYEEAMKEVLNVQKQMKLGLVSPESVDSYSHLQELRITEEEIDVLKQDLQNAVEESERNKEKVRELEEKLIEREKDMVIKPPIEEYEEMKSSYCSVIENMNKEKAFLFEKYQEAQEEIMKLKDTLKSQVTQDAGDEAGDMKEAMNRMIDELNKQVSELSQLYKEAQAELEDYRKRKSLEDVTADYIHKAEHEKLLHVTNVSRAKAEEALSEMKSQYSKVLHELTQLKQLVDAQKENSVSITEHLQVITTLRETTKEMEEKISSLKEHLASKEGEVARLEKQLLEEKAAMTDAMVPRSAYAKLQSSLEGEVSVLASKLKDSVKEKEKTHLELTQTRSEVSQTKREKENIQALLKAKEQEADELRQQLHDAQEELAERKRQSESSSRLEEDKDKKISEMSKEVTKLKEALNSLSQLSYSASSSKRQSQQLEALQQQVKQLQNQLAECKKQHQEVVSVYRMHLLYAVQGQMDEDVQKVLKQILTMCKNQSQKK